The stretch of DNA CCCGCGTTGAAAACGTCGATCGGTTCTGAGCCCCTCATGGAACAGGCTGCGCCAACGGGAATCGCTCAGGTCGCGATCGATGGCCGCCACGGCGGTGTCGTCTAATGGGCCGCTGACTGGATAGCCTTGCACCAGGCGGCCGCTCGCCACGAGCAAAGGGTGATCGTCACCCATACGATCTTGATAGGCCGTGAGTCCCATCATTGGAGAGAGACGGAGCGCCATGTAGTCGCGGAAATGGACGGTGTCGTACCGCGTGAGCAACAGCTCAAGGGTCTGTGGGGCACAGAGGTGGAACGGATGAAAAAGGGCGTTGCGGGAGGGCGAGGCGTTCATGAATGGTATCACAGTCAGAAAAGGGCGAGATCGGGTCGGTATGTGGTCGAGTGGCGACCGTGAATCGGCCGCATCGGTCGTTGTTCGTTGATGGGTTAGTTCACCAGGTATCCATATCGATGACTTCGGTCGCGTCCCAGAGGTTTTTCAATTCCGCGTCTGCAATGGCTTTTTCCCGATCGGCTTCGGTATCTTCTCCGAACTGCTTGGTCTGACTGCTGTCCTGGTCGGCGGCGGCCGCAGCCTGTTCGACGGACTGACGTCGGCGGCGCTTGCTGGGGTCCATGTTCACTGGCATGACGGAGGCCTCCTTTCAATGTCTCAGTCTCCCCTCTGTCGGGCACTGAAGTCAATGGGAGAAGGGGACAGTACTAGGCCTCCAGGCTTGCCAATAGAGCCACTGCGACAGTATCGGCATAGCGACGGCCTCTGGTGGTGAGTCTCACCCGCTCGCCTTGATATTCAAGTATGTCGTCGCGGATCAATTCGTCGACCTTTTGGGTCAATGCTGAATAGGCCAGCGCGCCCGTTTCTTTGAGCGGGACCCCTTCGGTCAGCCGGAGACCAAAGATCAGTCGTTCGCAGGCGTCGTCGGCTGCCGTGAGTTGTTCAGATTCTGTGACGGGGAAGGTGCCGTTTTGGAGCGAGGCCTTGTAGTCGCTCAGATCGCTCACGTTCCCAAACCGACGGCCCGCGACATAGGATTGCGCACTGGGACCCAGACCGAGGTAGTCTCCGCCGGTCCAGTGCAACTGATTGTGTCGGCTGGCAAATCCGGGACGACAATAGTTGGAAATTTCGTAGCGGGTAAAACCTGCTCGAGCCAGAACGTCCTCCGCCAGATCTTCCATCTCATTTTGTAGGGTCTCGTCAGGAGTAGGGACAGTGCCCCGCCGGATCGCCGTCTGCAAGGCGGTGCCGTCTTCAACCGTCAGGGCATAACAGGAGAGGTGAGTGGGCGCGAGCTCGACTATCTGGCGCAGCGAGGTTTCCCAACTGTCGATGGTTTGTCCGGGGAGGCCATACATGAGGTCGAGGTTCAGGTCGGTGAAGCCGGCCTTACGTGCAGCGGTCACCATCTGTACGGTGCTCATCGGACTGCCGGGGCGTCCGACTCGATCCAATTCGAGCTGACTCATGGATTCGGCGCCGAAACTCACCCGCGTGAATCCGGCTTGGCGGAGGTGCGACAGGCTGTCCTGGGTCACTGATTCCGGGTGGGCTTCGACGGTGACTTCAGCCTCTTCGTGAAGGCCGAACATCTCTCTCGCCGCCGACAGGACGGTGGCAAGTTGCTGGGAGGACAGGGTCGTGGGCGTGCCCCCGCCGAAGTAGACCGATTGCAACGGTTCCGATCCAAAGAGCCGTTGCTCGCTGTAGAGGCGCAGTTCGGTCAGCAGGGAACCTAGAAAGTCTTCTGCGGCGCGTGCGTGATGGATTTCGAGATAGAAGGCGCAGAAGTGGCAGCGCTGGTGGCAGAAGGGCACGTGAATGTAGAGGCCGCGGCCGGTCGCCTGACGCATGGCGTTCGTTCGGTTAGGGGGCGGGTGAAAAATCACGGGTCATCGCGACTTCAATTTCTTCCGTCGGCGATTTTCCGCGATTGCGGACATGCGCCTTCCACGCGGGATATTCTCTCAACGTCTCGAACAGATTCTTGATGAGCATCGGCTTGATCTGCAGCTCCCATTCGCGAAGCCAGGCCTGTTCATCATGCGGGCCTTCATAGTCGTCCGGGAATTGCGCTTCGAGACTGATTCGAAAAACAAACGATTTATCTTCTGACCACATCGGTGGACTCCCATCGGCTGATGATTGCGAACTGGATCCGACCTTACTTATAATATTTTAAATCTCAAGGAGTACAGCACCATGCCCATATTTGAGTACGTCTGTAAGGAATGCAACCATCGGTTCGAACTGTTGGTCCGGGGCGACGTTGTGCCGGCCTGTCCTGCCTGCAAGGGCACGGGGCTGGACAAGCAATTTTCCGCCTTCGGCGTCGGCGCAACCGGCGGATGGCCCGTCACCTCCAGCTCTGGCGGTGGGTGTGGCTCCTGTGGAGATCCTCGCGGCCCCGGTTCTTGTTCGATGAACTAATTAATTCACAGGATCATACTCATCATGGACGAGCAGGAAGCACAGGTGCGTCGTGCGATCGGGACACTGTTACAGTCGGACCCGTTGATCAAGTTGTTGCAGGAAGTCAGGCTGGGAAGAATGAAAGCCACCGACCCCGGTCTGCGGGCGGTGACCGAATCCTGGATCGGTGTCTATGCGCAGGTCTTGAAATCCCAGCCAGTGCCGGCAGCCTCGTTACCCCGCTTGGATCCTTCACCACGGCTGCAAGTCCTGGTTGATATGGGCGTATTGTCGTGGGACCATCCGGCCACAAAAGACCTTCGCGAGTTGTTTCAAAAGGTGGCGGTGTCTGCCGCCTGAGTCCATGAGTGGCTTCGACAGACGGGTTCGCCTCGCGGTTGCCCTCCTGCTGTTGGGGTGCCTGGTTCCCGTCACCACGTGGGCGGAAGAAGCGTCTGGAGTTCGGCCGTTGCGCAAAGAGATGGCGGCTGCTCTGGCGGACTTTCCCGCTCACAC from Nitrospira sp. encodes:
- the hemW gene encoding radical SAM family heme chaperone HemW translates to MRQATGRGLYIHVPFCHQRCHFCAFYLEIHHARAAEDFLGSLLTELRLYSEQRLFGSEPLQSVYFGGGTPTTLSSQQLATVLSAAREMFGLHEEAEVTVEAHPESVTQDSLSHLRQAGFTRVSFGAESMSQLELDRVGRPGSPMSTVQMVTAARKAGFTDLNLDLMYGLPGQTIDSWETSLRQIVELAPTHLSCYALTVEDGTALQTAIRRGTVPTPDETLQNEMEDLAEDVLARAGFTRYEISNYCRPGFASRHNQLHWTGGDYLGLGPSAQSYVAGRRFGNVSDLSDYKASLQNGTFPVTESEQLTAADDACERLIFGLRLTEGVPLKETGALAYSALTQKVDELIRDDILEYQGERVRLTTRGRRYADTVAVALLASLEA